One stretch of Paenibacillus sp. AN1007 DNA includes these proteins:
- the mraZ gene encoding division/cell wall cluster transcriptional repressor MraZ → MFMGEFQHSIDDKGRVIIPAKFRESLGPSFVVTRGLDQCLFVYPMEEWGIMEQKLKALPLMKSDARAFTRFFFSGATECELDKQGRVNLPGSLREYAKMDKDCVVLGVSNRVEIWSKDIWESYFNQSEEAFNDIAEKLVDFNFDL, encoded by the coding sequence ATGTTTATGGGCGAGTTTCAACATAGCATTGATGATAAAGGCCGAGTCATTATTCCGGCTAAATTCCGCGAATCTCTGGGGCCCTCTTTCGTTGTCACGCGAGGTTTGGACCAGTGTCTTTTCGTGTATCCCATGGAGGAGTGGGGGATCATGGAACAGAAGCTCAAAGCACTGCCGCTTATGAAATCCGATGCACGTGCGTTTACCCGTTTTTTCTTCTCGGGTGCGACTGAATGTGAATTGGATAAACAGGGCAGGGTAAATCTGCCGGGCAGCTTGAGAGAGTATGCCAAAATGGACAAGGATTGTGTTGTTCTTGGTGTGTCGAACCGGGTGGAGATTTGGAGCAAAGACATATGGGAGAGTTATTTCAATCAATCCGAGGAAGCATTCAACGACATTGCCGAAAAGCTGGTCGATTTTAATTTTGACTTATAA
- the rsmH gene encoding 16S rRNA (cytosine(1402)-N(4))-methyltransferase RsmH: MFHHITVLKEEATEGLNIRQDGIYVDCTLGGAGHSSVIASKLGPGGRLIALDQDDWALDNAREKLAAYENQVTLVKTNFRDLEQVLKDLEVPMKDGIPQVDGILYDLGVSSPQFDEGERGFSYNHDAPLDMRMDQDALLTAKEIVNEWPEEEIARILYRYGEEKFSRRIARVIVEKRGQSEIETTGELVELIKEGIPAAARRTGGHPAKRSFQALRIAVNDELGAFEEGLHQAVRCLAPGGRVSVITFHSLEDRICKHIFSSYLEKCTCPPDFPLCVCGGKGTLRLVNRKPLIPTEAELTENSRARSAKLRVAEKL, from the coding sequence TTGTTTCACCACATAACCGTACTCAAAGAAGAGGCAACCGAGGGACTTAACATCAGGCAGGACGGTATATACGTGGACTGCACTTTAGGAGGCGCGGGACACAGCTCCGTCATCGCATCCAAGCTGGGTCCGGGGGGACGTCTGATCGCACTCGATCAGGATGATTGGGCTTTGGATAATGCACGCGAGAAGCTCGCTGCTTATGAAAACCAGGTTACATTGGTGAAAACCAATTTCAGGGATTTGGAACAGGTCCTCAAAGACCTTGAAGTTCCTATGAAGGATGGCATACCTCAGGTCGACGGTATATTGTATGATCTGGGTGTTTCTTCTCCTCAGTTCGATGAAGGGGAACGCGGGTTCAGTTACAATCATGATGCACCGCTGGATATGCGCATGGATCAGGATGCGCTTCTGACAGCCAAAGAGATTGTAAATGAATGGCCGGAAGAAGAGATTGCCCGAATTCTCTATCGTTACGGCGAAGAGAAGTTTTCCAGACGAATTGCTCGTGTCATTGTGGAGAAACGTGGTCAATCCGAGATCGAAACGACAGGTGAGCTTGTGGAATTGATCAAGGAAGGCATTCCGGCAGCGGCCCGCCGTACTGGTGGACACCCTGCCAAGCGAAGCTTTCAGGCACTGCGTATTGCCGTTAATGATGAACTGGGTGCTTTTGAAGAAGGGCTGCATCAAGCTGTTCGTTGTCTTGCGCCAGGGGGGCGCGTATCTGTGATTACCTTCCACTCCCTTGAGGATCGGATATGTAAACACATCTTCAGCAGCTATCTTGAAAAATGTACATGTCCACCTGACTTTCCGTTGTGTGTATGCGGTGGTAAAGGGACCTTGCGTCTTGTGAACCGCAAACCGCTGATTCCAACAGAAGCGGAACTGACCGAGAACTCTCGGGCGCGTTCAGCAAAGCTGCGCGTAGCTGAGAAATTGTAG
- a CDS encoding penicillin-binding transpeptidase domain-containing protein, whose product MVKRIKMRTLLIGGCITLFFLVLVIRIFFIQVVNGDKWQEHAAGLIQREQTIKAARGTITDRNGNVLAVDSPAYTVSVNPLLINKLGIEDVVTKKLSVLLSKNESEMRVLVTAKNKDGEFFQQREVRSEGYKISPELAAKVNELREELQDEYKARNAIVMTQESKRFYPEQTLASHVLGYMSRDGKAVNGLEVSYNDVLTGTDGFLNYQKDAKGIKLPDSQDNYLPPKNGKNLKLTIDDTIQLYIESAMKETVAKYNPLSMTVIAADPNTMEILGMANWPTFNPNTYASTPDQKNFINHATQSIYEPGSTFKIVTLAGAVEEKLFDPNAMFVSKPTRIGGYTISDNGHSYGQISYLEGVKRSSNIAFVNLGYSMLGGERLRHYIDEFGFGKKTGIDLPSEAASPIKPLVYKSEIATAAYGHGLVQVTPIQQLTAISAVANGGKLLQPHLVKEIINPNDGSTEVIKPKVIRQVISKDSAKLVSGYLEQVVADQTRGTGRNAYIEGYRVAGKTGTARKVINGQYSKSKDVVSFIGFAPVNNPKIAMLIVIDQPDGTNIGGGTAAAPVFKKVVSQTLQYMGIPKDIAKTADKKSNETPVVQAKAPDLSGKTAKQARSQLLNSGIAYVTLGQGENVIRQYPQAGASMNPGQRIYLLTEESSKMKVPDLTGESLRDALEVLSLMKVGVTVKGEGYVVKQKEQISGEQRTVQLTLQTAKAAVTGIADEAPESSDPDDKKQAQDAKTDDEGKTDGDNPSGSTENQSQSKKQTDQSETSDQPSTEGASLP is encoded by the coding sequence ATGGTAAAAAGAATAAAGATGCGCACGTTGTTAATAGGGGGATGTATTACCCTCTTTTTTCTTGTACTCGTAATCCGCATATTTTTCATACAGGTAGTTAATGGTGACAAATGGCAGGAACATGCGGCTGGTCTGATCCAAAGGGAACAAACCATCAAGGCTGCTCGTGGAACGATTACCGATCGTAACGGAAATGTGCTTGCTGTGGATTCTCCGGCTTATACCGTCTCGGTGAACCCGCTCCTAATCAATAAGTTGGGTATTGAGGACGTGGTGACGAAGAAGCTGTCTGTGCTGCTGAGCAAAAATGAGAGTGAGATGCGTGTGCTGGTCACAGCTAAGAATAAAGACGGTGAATTTTTTCAGCAGCGTGAAGTTCGGAGTGAAGGGTACAAGATCAGTCCTGAACTTGCAGCGAAAGTGAATGAGCTGCGTGAAGAACTACAAGATGAATATAAGGCACGAAATGCGATTGTTATGACGCAGGAATCGAAGCGTTTTTATCCTGAGCAGACGCTGGCCTCGCATGTGCTCGGTTATATGAGCCGTGACGGTAAAGCGGTCAATGGGCTGGAAGTATCCTATAATGACGTACTCACAGGTACGGACGGTTTCCTGAACTACCAGAAGGATGCTAAAGGCATCAAGCTTCCGGATTCACAGGATAATTACCTGCCGCCAAAGAACGGTAAAAACCTGAAGCTGACCATTGATGATACCATCCAGCTGTATATTGAGAGTGCGATGAAAGAAACGGTTGCGAAATATAACCCGCTGAGTATGACCGTGATTGCAGCCGATCCAAATACGATGGAGATTCTCGGGATGGCAAACTGGCCAACCTTTAATCCCAATACGTATGCGAGCACACCGGATCAGAAAAACTTTATCAACCATGCAACGCAATCGATCTATGAACCGGGTTCCACGTTCAAAATTGTGACGCTTGCGGGAGCTGTGGAGGAAAAACTATTCGATCCTAATGCGATGTTTGTATCCAAACCAACGCGTATTGGCGGGTATACAATCAGTGATAATGGACATTCCTATGGACAAATCTCGTATCTCGAAGGTGTGAAACGCTCCAGTAATATTGCCTTTGTTAATCTCGGGTACAGCATGCTCGGGGGAGAGCGGCTGCGTCACTACATCGATGAGTTTGGTTTTGGTAAAAAGACAGGCATCGATCTGCCAAGTGAAGCTGCGTCACCCATTAAACCTCTGGTCTACAAATCAGAGATTGCTACTGCAGCATATGGTCATGGTCTTGTTCAGGTGACGCCGATTCAGCAATTGACTGCCATCTCTGCCGTCGCGAATGGCGGGAAACTACTGCAGCCTCATCTGGTGAAAGAGATTATTAATCCGAATGACGGTTCCACTGAAGTGATCAAACCCAAAGTCATTCGGCAGGTCATTTCGAAAGATTCTGCCAAATTGGTTAGCGGTTATCTGGAACAGGTAGTTGCGGATCAAACTAGAGGTACTGGACGCAATGCCTATATCGAGGGATACCGCGTTGCGGGCAAAACGGGAACAGCGAGAAAAGTAATCAACGGCCAGTACAGCAAAAGTAAAGACGTCGTTTCGTTTATTGGATTTGCTCCGGTCAACAACCCGAAGATTGCCATGCTGATTGTGATAGACCAGCCTGATGGCACGAACATCGGAGGCGGCACCGCAGCCGCACCGGTATTCAAAAAGGTTGTGAGCCAAACGCTGCAGTATATGGGCATTCCGAAAGATATTGCCAAAACTGCAGATAAAAAGTCAAATGAAACGCCAGTTGTGCAGGCTAAAGCTCCAGATTTGAGCGGTAAAACGGCCAAACAGGCCAGAAGCCAACTCTTGAATTCGGGTATAGCTTATGTAACGCTTGGCCAGGGTGAGAACGTGATTCGACAGTATCCACAGGCGGGGGCTTCGATGAATCCAGGCCAGCGAATCTATCTGCTTACAGAAGAGAGCAGCAAAATGAAGGTGCCTGATTTGACAGGGGAATCCCTTCGCGATGCTTTAGAGGTTCTCTCCCTTATGAAGGTAGGCGTAACAGTCAAGGGTGAGGGATATGTTGTGAAGCAGAAAGAACAGATTTCGGGCGAGCAGCGAACGGTGCAGCTGACATTACAGACAGCAAAGGCTGCCGTAACGGGTATCGCTGATGAAGCTCCGGAATCTTCTGATCCGGATGATAAAAAGCAGGCTCAGGATGCGAAAACGGATGATGAAGGGAAAACGGATGGGGATAACCCTTCTGGAAGTACCGAGAATCAGAGTCAGTCCAAGAAGCAGACCGATCAAAGCGAAACATCTGATCAACCATCGACTGAAGGGGCTTCCCTGCCATAA
- a CDS encoding stage V sporulation protein D: MKGSSVNLRRRLLWSLFILVMLFSALFIRLAYVQLGEGPELSAKAEESWRRNIPYTAKRGEILDRNGTSLAYNVTTPTIMAIPAQVKEAETTARSLAPLLGMTEEKVLAAIKKRELIVRLQPGGRKITMEKAQRIRDLKLPGIVVAEDNKRFYPYDDLAAHILGFTGIDNQGLTGVEKRYDDKLNGLNGSVSYLSDAAGRLMPGSSEKYVEPKDGLNLKLTIDKSIQSIMERELDQAMVKFQANSALAIAMNPKTGEILGMSSRPGYEPADYQQYPAEIYNRNLPIWMTYEPGSTFKIITLAAALEEKKVNLKQDQFFDPGFVEVGGARLRCWKKGGHGSQTFLQVVENSCNPGFVALGQKLGKESLFSYIKNFGFGKKTGIDLSGEASGILFKLANVGPVELATTAFGQGVSVTPIQQVAAVSAAINGGKLYKPYVTKAWVHPETGEVLEEVKPEMVRQVISEDTSKQVREALESVVAKGTGRPAFIDGYRVGGKTGTAQKVINGRYSSTEHIVSFIGFAPADDPQIVVYTAVDNPKGIQFGGVVAAPIVQNILEDSLHYMNVPVRKDQLTKEYKYGETKIVTVPDLTGATVEDLYEDLNMNFMLAKSGSGKYVINQAPKPGARVDQGSTIRIYMGDVLKDEHDHTKHE, translated from the coding sequence GTGAAGGGATCAAGTGTAAATCTGCGGCGCAGGCTGCTGTGGAGTTTATTCATTCTGGTCATGTTATTTTCGGCCCTGTTTATCAGGCTTGCTTATGTACAGTTGGGAGAGGGGCCGGAATTATCGGCAAAAGCGGAGGAATCCTGGCGCCGCAACATTCCATACACAGCCAAAAGGGGAGAGATTCTGGATCGCAACGGAACATCTCTGGCCTACAATGTGACAACCCCAACCATTATGGCTATTCCGGCTCAGGTCAAGGAAGCGGAGACAACGGCCAGGTCGCTTGCACCGCTGCTGGGCATGACGGAAGAGAAAGTGCTGGCAGCCATCAAGAAACGTGAATTGATCGTACGACTACAACCCGGCGGCCGCAAAATTACGATGGAGAAAGCTCAGCGCATCCGTGATTTGAAGCTTCCGGGTATCGTTGTTGCCGAGGATAACAAGCGGTTCTATCCTTATGACGATCTTGCTGCTCACATTCTCGGGTTTACCGGGATTGACAATCAGGGACTCACAGGTGTTGAGAAAAGATATGACGACAAGCTGAATGGGTTGAATGGCAGCGTATCCTACTTGTCCGATGCGGCCGGAAGGCTCATGCCGGGCTCATCCGAGAAGTATGTGGAACCGAAAGACGGACTTAACCTCAAGTTGACGATTGATAAATCTATTCAGTCGATTATGGAACGGGAACTGGATCAGGCTATGGTTAAGTTCCAAGCCAATTCCGCTCTGGCGATTGCGATGAACCCCAAAACGGGCGAAATTCTCGGCATGTCCAGCAGACCAGGATACGAACCGGCAGACTACCAGCAGTACCCGGCTGAAATTTATAACCGGAATCTGCCCATATGGATGACGTATGAACCGGGTTCGACCTTCAAAATTATTACGCTGGCTGCTGCACTGGAAGAGAAAAAGGTAAATCTGAAGCAGGATCAATTTTTTGATCCCGGATTTGTCGAAGTTGGGGGTGCACGTCTGCGCTGTTGGAAGAAAGGTGGACATGGCAGTCAGACCTTCCTGCAGGTAGTGGAGAACTCCTGCAACCCTGGATTTGTTGCTTTGGGACAGAAGCTGGGCAAAGAATCGTTGTTCTCCTATATTAAAAACTTCGGTTTTGGTAAAAAAACGGGAATCGATCTCAGCGGAGAAGCGAGCGGCATTCTTTTCAAATTAGCAAATGTAGGTCCGGTTGAACTTGCCACAACGGCCTTCGGTCAAGGGGTATCCGTAACACCGATTCAACAGGTTGCGGCGGTATCGGCTGCGATCAACGGTGGAAAACTCTATAAACCTTACGTTACAAAGGCTTGGGTACACCCCGAAACGGGCGAGGTGCTGGAGGAAGTGAAACCTGAAATGGTACGTCAGGTGATCTCGGAGGATACGTCCAAACAAGTGCGAGAAGCGCTCGAAAGCGTCGTTGCCAAAGGTACAGGCCGCCCGGCGTTTATTGATGGATACCGGGTTGGAGGGAAAACAGGTACAGCCCAAAAGGTGATTAACGGACGTTATTCTTCAACCGAGCATATTGTATCTTTTATCGGATTTGCTCCGGCTGATGATCCACAGATTGTAGTGTATACAGCGGTTGATAATCCGAAAGGGATTCAGTTTGGAGGCGTGGTTGCGGCTCCGATTGTACAAAACATTCTTGAGGACTCTCTGCATTATATGAATGTGCCTGTACGCAAGGATCAGCTCACCAAAGAGTACAAATACGGTGAAACTAAAATTGTGACGGTTCCTGATCTTACGGGGGCTACCGTGGAAGATCTGTACGAGGATCTGAATATGAATTTTATGCTGGCGAAGTCCGGCAGCGGTAAATATGTTATAAACCAGGCACCTAAACCGGGAGCAAGAGTAGATCAGGGCTCAACCATACGCATTTATATGGGCGATGTATTGAAGGATGAGCATGATCATACGAAGCACGAATGA
- a CDS encoding UDP-N-acetylmuramoyl-L-alanyl-D-glutamate--2,6-diaminopimelate ligase, translating into MLLKQFESKLITARLVGDPHTECHNLQTDSRQVKPGDLFICLPGHTVDGHDYADQAVQAGAAALVVERQLDLPVPQLIVKDSRFAMAVLSDFFFDSPSRKMKMIGVTGTNGKTTTTYLIEKIMSDYGQKTGLIGTIQMRYDGRTYPMSGTTPEALDLQRSLHDMVQAGTDCCVMEVSSHALEQGRVKGTDFRTAVFTNLTQDHLDYHHSMEEYRGAKGLFFARLGNGYAGDASERKYAVINADDPAAAYFMSVTAAEVITYGMGEQADVRASGISITAQGTSFHVDTFAGSTNIELRMVGKFNVYNAMAAISAALVEGVPLEEIKRSLETVPGVDGRVEAVNEGQAFAVIVDYAHTPDGLENVLRTVKEFAEGRVICVFGCGGDRDRTKRPLMGKIAAKYSDFVLVTSDNPRTENPDLILKDIEQGLLEESVPSDRYTMIADRRKAIHEAIEMASPADVVLIAGKGHETYQIIGKTKTDFDDRIIAKEAIRGKSN; encoded by the coding sequence GTGCTTTTAAAACAGTTTGAATCCAAGTTGATTACCGCCCGTCTCGTGGGCGACCCCCATACAGAATGTCACAACCTTCAGACAGATTCCCGGCAGGTCAAACCGGGTGATCTGTTTATCTGTCTTCCGGGACATACGGTGGATGGACATGATTACGCAGATCAAGCAGTGCAGGCTGGAGCCGCAGCTCTCGTTGTGGAGCGTCAGCTCGATCTGCCTGTACCACAGCTGATTGTCAAAGACAGCCGATTTGCAATGGCTGTTCTGTCTGACTTCTTTTTTGACTCGCCAAGCCGCAAAATGAAAATGATCGGTGTAACGGGGACCAACGGCAAAACAACAACGACCTATCTGATCGAAAAAATTATGAGCGACTATGGGCAGAAAACCGGACTGATTGGAACCATTCAGATGCGCTATGACGGACGTACTTATCCGATGTCGGGGACAACACCAGAAGCGCTTGATCTGCAGCGCAGTCTGCATGATATGGTCCAGGCTGGTACGGACTGCTGTGTGATGGAGGTTTCATCGCATGCACTGGAGCAGGGCCGCGTCAAAGGTACGGATTTCCGTACAGCCGTATTCACCAACCTGACGCAGGATCATCTGGATTACCATCATTCGATGGAGGAGTACCGCGGGGCAAAAGGATTGTTCTTCGCTCGGCTCGGTAACGGCTATGCGGGAGATGCTTCTGAGCGCAAGTATGCAGTCATCAACGCTGATGATCCGGCAGCAGCGTATTTTATGTCCGTAACGGCTGCCGAGGTCATTACATACGGCATGGGAGAGCAGGCGGATGTACGTGCATCCGGTATCTCCATCACGGCTCAGGGAACCTCTTTCCATGTGGATACATTTGCGGGCAGCACAAACATTGAACTGCGCATGGTGGGCAAGTTCAACGTGTACAATGCGATGGCTGCCATCTCGGCAGCGCTTGTGGAAGGTGTTCCGCTGGAAGAAATCAAGCGCAGTCTGGAAACTGTACCGGGCGTGGATGGCAGGGTAGAAGCGGTCAACGAAGGTCAAGCCTTTGCGGTTATCGTCGATTATGCCCATACACCGGATGGTCTTGAAAATGTGCTGCGTACAGTTAAAGAGTTTGCAGAGGGCCGTGTTATCTGTGTATTCGGCTGCGGCGGGGACCGGGATCGGACCAAACGTCCGTTGATGGGCAAAATTGCAGCGAAATACAGTGACTTTGTATTGGTGACTTCTGACAACCCGCGGACTGAAAATCCTGATCTGATTTTGAAGGACATTGAGCAGGGGCTGCTGGAAGAGTCTGTTCCATCCGACCGCTACACGATGATCGCAGATCGACGCAAGGCAATTCATGAAGCTATTGAAATGGCAAGCCCAGCCGATGTAGTATTGATTGCGGGCAAGGGGCATGAGACCTATCAAATTATCGGAAAGACCAAAACGGATTTCGATGATCGGATCATAGCCAAAGAAGCGATAAGGGGCAAATCCAATTGA
- the murF gene encoding UDP-N-acetylmuramoyl-tripeptide--D-alanyl-D-alanine ligase, whose protein sequence is MKRTLAQIADMCGGTLSDAAVYSEITAEGVFTDSRKPVAGSLFIPLVGERFDGHEFVQACLEQGAAGAMWQKDHGVPPQGAVILVDDTLAALQALASAYLAETQASVVGITGSNGKTTTKDIVDALLSTTFNVHKTQGNFNNHIGLPLTVLSMSSDTEIIILEMGMSGRGEIHDLSVIAQPDAAIITNIGESHLLQLGSRLEIARAKAEIAAGMKPGGLLIYNGDEPLIAQVLEEPETEQPEDMQRFTFGLQTDNDDFPTGVMNAQNGMVFTTKQSGDQAYTLPLLGTHNVVNCLAAMAVARHFGVTPENMAAGLSQLKLTGMRIEVTQAVSGLTLLNDAYNASPTSMKAAVDVLEGLKGYRMKVAVLGDMLELGPQEEELHHDIGTYITPDKLDRVLVYGPLSLHIAEGAKKHMPAEAVHAFESKNELIRHLLENLHPKDVVLFKASRGMKLEDAVQALQTAPLHNRVD, encoded by the coding sequence ATAAAACGAACATTGGCGCAAATCGCCGACATGTGCGGCGGCACACTAAGTGATGCTGCGGTTTATAGCGAGATTACAGCCGAAGGTGTATTTACGGATTCACGTAAACCGGTGGCAGGCAGTCTGTTTATACCCTTGGTGGGTGAACGTTTTGATGGACATGAATTCGTGCAGGCCTGTCTGGAGCAGGGTGCCGCAGGAGCGATGTGGCAAAAGGATCATGGTGTTCCACCACAGGGGGCAGTTATTCTGGTGGACGATACCCTTGCAGCCTTACAGGCGCTTGCATCGGCATATCTTGCTGAAACACAGGCATCTGTCGTTGGCATTACAGGCAGTAACGGTAAAACAACAACAAAAGATATTGTGGATGCCCTTCTCTCAACGACATTCAACGTGCATAAGACGCAGGGCAACTTCAATAATCATATCGGTCTGCCATTAACTGTACTGAGCATGTCTTCGGATACGGAAATTATCATTCTGGAGATGGGCATGAGCGGCCGCGGCGAAATTCATGATCTCTCTGTTATTGCACAGCCGGATGCAGCAATCATCACCAATATTGGCGAATCACACCTGCTTCAGCTCGGCTCAAGGCTTGAAATTGCAAGGGCGAAAGCTGAAATTGCGGCTGGAATGAAACCGGGCGGATTACTCATCTACAACGGAGACGAGCCTTTGATTGCTCAGGTGCTCGAAGAACCTGAAACGGAGCAGCCTGAGGATATGCAGCGGTTTACGTTTGGCCTGCAGACGGATAATGATGATTTTCCAACAGGAGTTATGAATGCGCAGAACGGGATGGTGTTTACGACCAAGCAGTCTGGAGATCAGGCGTATACACTACCGCTGCTCGGCACACATAACGTGGTCAATTGTCTGGCTGCTATGGCTGTCGCACGTCATTTCGGAGTTACTCCGGAAAATATGGCGGCAGGTCTGTCCCAGTTGAAACTGACAGGTATGCGTATCGAAGTCACGCAGGCAGTTAGCGGTCTTACACTTTTAAACGATGCATATAACGCAAGCCCGACTTCAATGAAAGCCGCAGTAGATGTGTTAGAAGGATTAAAAGGGTATCGGATGAAGGTGGCCGTACTGGGTGATATGCTGGAATTGGGCCCGCAAGAGGAAGAGCTTCATCATGATATCGGAACGTATATTACCCCTGACAAGTTGGATAGAGTGCTGGTATACGGACCATTATCCCTGCACATTGCTGAGGGAGCGAAGAAGCATATGCCAGCTGAAGCTGTGCATGCTTTTGAGAGTAAAAACGAATTGATCCGTCATCTGCTGGAGAATCTTCATCCTAAAGACGTTGTCTTGTTTAAAGCCTCACGAGGCATGAAACTGGAGGATGCGGTTCAAGCACTGCAGACAGCACCATTACACAATCGAGTAGACTAG
- the mraY gene encoding phospho-N-acetylmuramoyl-pentapeptide-transferase, whose protein sequence is MDFQVLLLTIGVSFILAVIAAPLLIPLLRRMKFGQQVREDGPQSHLKKSGTPTMGGVVILLAFTLAFLKFSAVKNTDFYVLLVATLGFGLIGFLDDYIKIVFKRSLGLTARQKMLGQLFFSALMCYLLIQNGHSTAISIPGTSVSFDWTGWFYYPFVVFMMLAITNAVNFTDGLDGLLSGVSAIAFGAFAIVAMQATSMPAAVCAAAMIGAVLGFLVYNAHPAKVFMGDTGSLGIGGAIGAIAIVTKTELLFLIIGGIFVIEVLSVVIQVISFKTRGKRVFKMSPIHHHFELSGWSEWRVVITFWAVGAILAALGLYLNKGL, encoded by the coding sequence ATGGATTTTCAGGTATTACTGTTAACAATCGGCGTTTCATTTATTTTGGCGGTGATTGCCGCACCGCTGCTCATTCCGCTTCTCCGGCGGATGAAATTCGGACAGCAGGTCAGGGAAGATGGACCTCAGAGCCATTTAAAAAAAAGCGGAACACCAACGATGGGCGGAGTTGTTATTTTACTTGCGTTCACGCTGGCTTTTCTGAAGTTCTCGGCTGTTAAAAATACAGATTTCTATGTGCTGCTTGTTGCTACATTGGGATTTGGTCTTATCGGATTTCTGGATGACTATATCAAAATCGTATTCAAGCGTTCGCTCGGGCTGACAGCCAGACAAAAAATGCTGGGACAGCTGTTTTTCAGTGCCCTGATGTGTTATCTGCTTATTCAAAACGGACACAGCACGGCGATTTCCATTCCGGGAACTTCGGTTTCATTTGACTGGACCGGATGGTTCTATTATCCGTTTGTGGTGTTTATGATGCTGGCCATCACCAATGCAGTTAATTTTACGGATGGTCTGGATGGTCTTCTTTCCGGAGTAAGTGCAATTGCTTTTGGTGCATTTGCTATTGTGGCAATGCAGGCAACATCGATGCCGGCGGCTGTGTGTGCAGCTGCAATGATTGGTGCTGTCCTTGGTTTCCTGGTCTATAATGCGCATCCTGCGAAGGTGTTCATGGGTGATACGGGTTCCCTTGGAATTGGAGGAGCAATTGGTGCAATTGCCATCGTAACCAAGACGGAACTTCTTTTCCTCATTATCGGTGGTATTTTTGTCATTGAAGTGCTTTCTGTCGTAATTCAAGTGATATCCTTCAAGACCCGAGGCAAGCGTGTGTTTAAAATGAGCCCGATTCACCACCACTTTGAGCTCAGCGGCTGGTCGGAATGGCGGGTTGTCATCACCTTTTGGGCGGTAGGTGCGATTTTGGCCGCTCTTGGACTTTATCTCAACAAGGGGTTGTAA